One Polaribacter sp. KT25b DNA segment encodes these proteins:
- a CDS encoding sialate O-acetylesterase, with translation MKRAFRVCNISIRFVGFLFLLSIGVGSFAQTTAMGKSTNNIPFQLGSLFKDHMVLQRDVPIPVWGKATAGTTVTVKFANSKKQTIADSNGKWSVKLDALKASFDSKTMLVSSSMDKKTIKISDVLVGEVWICSGQSNMQFSVNGAPEVKKLIPSAKNIRSFKVKNTVALEPQDTCEGTWEVNYPNSAVAFSFAYFLEKSANVPVGIILTAWGSSSLEAWMPKDMVETVPHFKTMMEEFDADDKTKNRITAILNGKKPWGKEDDIFLRRQSNILYNAMMHPLMPYACKGIVWYQGERNTQSMHGMIKEPWFSRNSGMLKYGDVLKEWVKRYRKGWDNDDLHFLVVMLPGYGKELKTDKNIAANTPNAHSWAWMRESQLKVLELPHTSVANIIDLGDYKNIHPKDKLPVGKRLALLARKDVLGEKITALGPTLKKVKIKKNTVIVRFKNAKKLKTTDGKSPTGFWLADEANRWFPAKATIKGKRVILTSSSLENPLYVRYAFTGKPDVNLENEANLPAYPFRTDSFKP, from the coding sequence ATGAAAAGAGCATTCAGAGTTTGCAATATTTCCATTCGTTTTGTTGGGTTTCTATTCTTGTTATCTATAGGAGTTGGTAGTTTTGCACAAACAACAGCAATGGGTAAATCAACAAATAATATTCCTTTTCAATTAGGTTCCCTTTTTAAAGACCACATGGTTTTGCAGCGCGATGTGCCAATTCCCGTTTGGGGAAAAGCAACAGCCGGAACAACGGTTACCGTTAAATTTGCAAATTCTAAAAAACAAACTATTGCAGATTCTAATGGTAAATGGAGCGTAAAATTAGATGCTTTAAAAGCAAGTTTCGATTCTAAAACCATGTTAGTATCATCTTCGATGGATAAAAAAACGATAAAAATATCGGATGTTTTAGTAGGTGAAGTTTGGATTTGTTCTGGGCAATCGAACATGCAATTTTCTGTAAATGGAGCTCCAGAAGTAAAGAAATTAATTCCATCAGCAAAAAATATAAGAAGTTTTAAAGTAAAAAACACGGTGGCATTAGAACCTCAAGATACTTGCGAAGGTACTTGGGAAGTAAATTATCCTAATAGTGCAGTGGCATTTTCATTCGCTTATTTTTTAGAAAAATCTGCCAACGTTCCTGTAGGTATTATTTTAACTGCTTGGGGAAGTTCATCTTTAGAAGCTTGGATGCCTAAAGATATGGTAGAAACGGTGCCGCATTTTAAAACAATGATGGAGGAGTTTGATGCAGATGACAAAACGAAGAACAGAATAACGGCTATTTTAAATGGGAAAAAACCTTGGGGAAAAGAAGATGATATTTTTTTAAGAAGACAATCTAATATATTGTATAATGCTATGATGCATCCATTAATGCCATATGCTTGTAAGGGTATCGTTTGGTATCAAGGAGAACGAAATACGCAATCTATGCATGGAATGATAAAAGAACCTTGGTTTTCTAGAAATTCTGGAATGTTAAAATATGGCGATGTTTTAAAAGAATGGGTAAAACGTTATAGAAAAGGTTGGGACAATGATGACTTACATTTTTTAGTGGTGATGTTGCCTGGTTATGGAAAAGAATTAAAAACGGATAAAAATATAGCAGCAAATACGCCCAATGCACATTCTTGGGCTTGGATGCGAGAATCTCAATTAAAAGTTCTTGAATTACCTCATACTTCTGTTGCAAATATCATTGACCTTGGTGATTACAAAAACATACATCCTAAAGATAAATTACCGGTTGGTAAACGATTAGCTTTGTTAGCTCGTAAAGATGTTTTAGGAGAAAAAATAACAGCTTTAGGACCTACCTTAAAAAAAGTAAAAATTAAAAAGAACACAGTAATAGTACGTTTTAAAAATGCAAAAAAATTAAAAACAACTGATGGTAAAAGTCCAACAGGATTTTGGTTGGCAGATGAAGCGAATCGTTGGTTTCCTGCGAAAGCAACAATTAAAGGAAAAAGAGTCATTTTAACTTCTTCTAGTTTAGAAAATCCTTTATATGTTAGGTATGCCTTTACAGGTAAACCTGATGTGAATCTAGAAAATGAAGCAAATTTACCCGCTTATCCTTTTAGAACAGATTCGTTTAAACCATAA
- a CDS encoding DUF6786 family protein: protein MKNRIVVVSIFIVTVFVMSCKNNKKEEILKTSEIVKFNTYHKDVTFMKDYTSIIELSDASGKSKVAIAAALQGRVMTSSAFGNEGRSYGWINKELFKSKDTLEHINVFGGEERFWLGPEGGQYSIFFKKGDEFTLENWYTPRLIDLEHFDVEKQSTSNVVFTKKASLKNYSGFQFDMGIEREISILSKEAISQELGIYALGNNIKAVAYQTKNTLTNLGDADWKKETGLLSIWLLGMYNHSPNTTIMIPYISGEVSELGIPVNDTYFGKVPADRLVVKDAIIYFSGDGKYRSKIGLSPMRAKDVAGSYDSKNGILTIVKYNKPEKVTDYVNSMWEIQDEPFAGDVINAYNDGEPSPGEKPLGPFYELETSSSAMSLKVGESGTHIQLTCHLEGSEEDLNPIIKKVFGVNSSAIKNAFK from the coding sequence ATGAAAAATAGAATAGTAGTTGTATCAATTTTTATAGTAACAGTATTTGTCATGAGTTGTAAAAACAACAAAAAAGAGGAGATTCTAAAAACATCAGAAATTGTAAAATTTAATACTTATCATAAGGATGTAACTTTTATGAAAGATTACACATCAATTATTGAGTTGTCTGATGCTTCTGGAAAGTCAAAAGTAGCAATAGCTGCCGCTCTTCAAGGGCGCGTAATGACGAGTTCTGCTTTTGGAAATGAAGGTAGAAGCTATGGTTGGATTAACAAGGAACTTTTTAAATCAAAAGATACTTTAGAACACATTAATGTTTTTGGTGGTGAAGAGCGTTTTTGGTTGGGGCCAGAAGGCGGACAATATTCCATTTTTTTTAAAAAAGGAGATGAGTTTACTTTAGAAAATTGGTACACACCAAGATTGATTGATTTAGAACATTTTGATGTAGAAAAACAATCGACAAGCAATGTTGTGTTTACAAAAAAAGCTTCTTTAAAAAATTATTCAGGTTTTCAGTTTGATATGGGTATTGAACGTGAAATTTCTATTTTATCAAAAGAAGCGATTTCACAAGAACTTGGTATCTATGCACTTGGAAATAATATTAAAGCTGTTGCCTACCAAACTAAAAATACACTTACTAATTTAGGTGATGCTGATTGGAAAAAAGAAACAGGATTACTTTCTATTTGGTTGTTGGGTATGTATAACCATTCCCCAAATACAACGATTATGATTCCTTATATTTCAGGAGAAGTTTCAGAATTAGGAATTCCTGTAAATGACACTTATTTTGGTAAAGTACCAGCAGATCGCTTGGTTGTTAAGGATGCTATTATTTACTTTAGTGGAGACGGAAAATACAGAAGTAAAATAGGCTTGTCTCCAATGAGAGCAAAAGATGTTGCAGGTTCTTACGACTCTAAAAACGGAATTTTAACCATTGTAAAATACAACAAACCAGAAAAAGTAACCGATTATGTAAACTCTATGTGGGAAATTCAAGACGAACCTTTTGCAGGAGATGTAATTAACGCTTATAATGATGGAGAACCAAGTCCGGGAGAAAAACCATTAGGGCCTTTTTACGAATTAGAAACATCTTCATCAGCAATGTCTTTAAAGGTCGGAGAAAGTGGAACACATATACAATTAACCTGTCATTTAGAAGGAAGTGAAGAGGATCTAAATCCGATTATAAAAAAAGTGTTTGGGGTAAACTCAAGTGCTATAAAAAATGCATTCAAATAA
- a CDS encoding GDSL-type esterase/lipase family protein, with amino-acid sequence MKSKYIVIILLLLIGSIFTVRAQDISPDSKILYKVIDGDSLYLHVFKPKLSKKPTAAIVFFFGGGWTGGNPKQFYQQSEYFASRGILAISAEYRIKKTHGTSPFECVEDGKSAIRWVRENAKELNINPNKIVASGGSAGGHVALTTAVINGFENTTENLSVSSVPNAVVAYNPVSDTTEKGYGHEKVVGRETEISPTHQVKKNMPPMLIFHGTKDKTVPFENAERFTRLMKEAGNECELVAIKDADHGFFNGDFFRKGAGNKYFNLTAYKTDVFLKNLGFLKGKPTLSENIQKVACVGDSNTEATYPKFLQEKLGNKYEVKNFGRGGATLLDGTNHPYFKKEEYKNSLKFTPDVVLIMFGTNDANAKWCLDENRKTEFKGTYQEEFKSQYIKLINAYKRKNENAEIYVLTPLPIYEHKKSRDPKVKERIEHLYDWVIPTIREVAEKENVELLDVNKLMKKAYKYTVDGVHLTEKGYEVLAKKIAKKIK; translated from the coding sequence ATGAAATCTAAATACATTGTAATTATTCTTTTATTATTAATTGGTTCAATTTTTACAGTAAGAGCGCAAGATATTTCTCCTGATAGTAAAATTTTATACAAAGTAATTGATGGAGATAGTTTATATCTGCATGTTTTTAAGCCTAAATTATCTAAGAAACCAACCGCGGCAATTGTTTTCTTTTTTGGAGGAGGTTGGACAGGTGGAAATCCGAAACAATTTTATCAGCAAAGTGAATATTTTGCGTCAAGAGGTATTTTAGCAATTTCTGCAGAATATAGAATAAAAAAGACACACGGCACTTCTCCTTTTGAGTGTGTAGAAGATGGAAAATCTGCTATTCGTTGGGTTCGTGAAAATGCAAAAGAATTAAATATAAATCCCAACAAAATTGTTGCAAGTGGAGGTTCTGCCGGTGGTCATGTTGCATTAACTACAGCGGTAATAAATGGTTTTGAAAATACTACTGAGAATTTATCAGTAAGTTCTGTTCCTAACGCAGTAGTTGCTTATAATCCTGTTTCAGATACTACAGAAAAGGGTTATGGTCATGAAAAAGTGGTAGGTAGAGAAACAGAAATTTCACCAACGCATCAGGTGAAAAAAAATATGCCACCAATGTTAATTTTTCATGGAACAAAAGATAAAACGGTGCCTTTTGAAAATGCAGAACGTTTTACTAGATTGATGAAAGAAGCAGGTAATGAATGTGAATTGGTTGCGATTAAAGATGCTGATCATGGATTTTTTAATGGCGATTTTTTTAGAAAAGGAGCGGGTAATAAATACTTCAATTTAACAGCTTATAAAACAGATGTATTTTTAAAAAATCTAGGTTTCTTAAAAGGAAAACCAACCCTTTCAGAAAACATACAAAAGGTGGCTTGTGTTGGAGACAGTAATACTGAAGCAACATATCCGAAATTTTTACAAGAAAAACTGGGCAACAAGTACGAAGTAAAAAACTTTGGTAGAGGTGGCGCAACATTACTTGATGGCACAAATCATCCTTATTTTAAAAAGGAGGAATATAAAAATTCATTAAAATTTACGCCAGATGTTGTTTTAATTATGTTTGGTACAAACGACGCTAATGCAAAGTGGTGTTTAGATGAAAATAGAAAAACGGAGTTTAAAGGAACATATCAAGAAGAGTTTAAAAGTCAATATATAAAATTGATAAACGCTTATAAACGTAAAAATGAAAATGCAGAAATATACGTATTAACTCCGTTGCCAATTTACGAACATAAAAAAAGTAGAGATCCTAAAGTTAAAGAGCGTATAGAACATTTATATGATTGGGTAATTCCTACAATTAGAGAAGTTGCTGAAAAGGAAAATGTTGAACTTTTAGATGTAAATAAACTAATGAAAAAAGCCTATAAATATACGGTTGATGGTGTTCATCTTACCGAAAAAGGGTATGAAGTTTTAGCCAAAAAAATAGCCAAAAAAATTAAATAA